In the Streptomyces sp. f51 genome, one interval contains:
- the asnB gene encoding asparagine synthase (glutamine-hydrolyzing) has protein sequence MCGIAGTYRWPDGKAVTDRLTETLAHRGPDGAGRYSHSVGDGEVHLGHRRLSIIDLSETGAQPMVSGGLVLTYNGELYNAPELRAELESSGVRFRGTSDTEVLLEAWRRWGTDCLPRLRGMFAFGIFDERTGELVLARDQLGIKPLFLLRRGQGLVFASELKSLAAVTGGTLEVDHAALVASLLYYWVPDSRCAFREAEKLPPGSWLRFRPDGRVDSGRYWNLKDVAAEGRERARSGELPDIAAVVEESTRRHLLSDVPVATFLSGGLDSSYLTALAARDRPGISAYTIGFRAEDAKFEAMPDDLRYARQVAEQFGVDLHEIEIAPDVLDLLPRMTHHLDEPIGDPAAINTFLICSAAREAGVKVMLSGMGADELFAGYRKHLANVLALRYQRVPRPLRRGLSAAVDRLPVASARRGYRSVRFAKRFLSFADLPEETAFRRSYTMYDREELLDLIDPDLAGTVEDVLTEHADVYEDNDLDDFVNRMCLGDARMFLPGLNLAYTDRSSMAASTEVRVPYVDVEVVRAAFAVPGDRKIVGRQGKAVLKEAATSVLPREIVYRPKGLFSAPLRAWMSRDLAPLVREVVNDGELVRSGLLRRDALARMVAEDAAGQRDFSKHLWHVLTLEYWYRGATTGAGQHSPVTA, from the coding sequence ATGTGTGGCATCGCGGGTACGTACCGATGGCCCGACGGGAAGGCCGTGACCGACCGGCTCACCGAGACCCTCGCCCACCGCGGTCCGGACGGGGCGGGCCGCTACAGCCACTCCGTCGGTGACGGCGAGGTGCACCTCGGGCACCGCCGGCTGTCCATCATCGACCTGTCCGAGACCGGCGCCCAGCCGATGGTCTCCGGCGGTCTCGTCCTGACGTACAACGGAGAGCTGTACAACGCGCCCGAACTGCGGGCCGAGTTGGAGTCCTCGGGGGTGCGTTTTCGCGGCACCTCCGACACCGAGGTGCTGCTGGAGGCGTGGCGGCGCTGGGGCACGGACTGCCTGCCCCGGCTGCGCGGTATGTTCGCGTTCGGGATCTTCGACGAGCGGACCGGTGAACTGGTGCTCGCCCGGGACCAGTTGGGCATCAAGCCGCTGTTCCTGCTGCGGCGCGGCCAAGGTCTGGTGTTCGCCTCCGAGCTGAAGTCGCTGGCCGCCGTGACCGGCGGGACGCTGGAGGTGGACCACGCGGCACTGGTGGCCTCGCTGCTCTACTACTGGGTGCCGGACTCGCGGTGCGCCTTCCGTGAGGCGGAGAAGCTGCCGCCGGGGAGCTGGCTGCGGTTCCGTCCCGACGGGCGGGTGGACAGCGGCCGTTACTGGAACCTGAAGGACGTCGCCGCCGAGGGCCGGGAGCGGGCCCGCAGCGGCGAACTGCCGGACATCGCCGCCGTCGTCGAGGAGTCGACCCGGCGTCATCTGCTCTCCGACGTACCCGTGGCGACGTTCCTCTCCGGCGGTCTCGACTCCAGCTATCTGACCGCGCTGGCGGCCCGCGACCGGCCCGGGATCTCCGCCTACACGATCGGATTCCGCGCCGAGGACGCCAAGTTCGAGGCGATGCCCGACGACCTGCGCTACGCCCGGCAGGTCGCCGAGCAGTTCGGCGTCGACCTGCACGAGATCGAGATCGCCCCGGACGTGCTCGACCTGCTGCCGCGGATGACGCACCACCTGGACGAGCCGATCGGCGACCCCGCCGCGATCAACACGTTCCTGATCTGCTCGGCCGCCCGGGAGGCCGGGGTCAAGGTCATGCTCTCGGGGATGGGTGCCGACGAGCTGTTCGCCGGCTACCGCAAGCACCTGGCCAACGTGCTCGCCCTGCGCTACCAGCGCGTCCCGCGGCCCCTGCGGCGCGGCCTGTCCGCGGCCGTGGACCGGCTGCCGGTCGCCTCGGCCCGCCGCGGGTACCGGTCGGTGCGGTTCGCGAAGCGGTTCCTGTCGTTCGCCGACCTGCCGGAGGAGACCGCGTTCCGGCGCAGCTACACCATGTACGACCGCGAGGAGCTGCTCGACCTGATCGATCCGGACCTGGCCGGGACCGTCGAGGACGTGCTGACCGAGCACGCGGACGTCTACGAGGACAACGACCTCGACGACTTCGTCAACCGCATGTGCCTGGGCGACGCCCGGATGTTCCTGCCGGGTCTGAACCTCGCGTACACGGACCGGTCGAGCATGGCCGCCTCGACCGAGGTGCGCGTGCCGTACGTGGACGTCGAGGTCGTCAGGGCGGCGTTCGCCGTACCCGGTGACCGCAAGATCGTCGGACGGCAGGGCAAGGCCGTCCTCAAGGAGGCGGCCACCTCCGTGCTGCCCCGCGAGATCGTCTACCGGCCCAAGGGCCTGTTCAGCGCGCCGCTGCGCGCCTGGATGAGCCGGGATCTGGCCCCGCTGGTGCGTGAGGTGGTGAACGACGGCGAGCTGGTCCGTTCGGGGCTCCTGCGCCGCGACGCGCTGGCGCGCATGGTCGCCGAGGACGCCGCCGGGCAGCGGGACTTCTCCAAGCATCTGTGGCACGTGCTGACCCTCGAGTACTGGTATCGCGGCGCGACCACCGGTGCAGGCCAGCACTCTCCCGTGACGGCGTAG
- a CDS encoding Wzz/FepE/Etk N-terminal domain-containing protein — protein sequence MTTSTTSESSAAVPLVDLQALVSAVRRRRRFWFATGLLGLLAGAAVAILMPAPPTAVAKVLVAHQEDQPNDPGTLIRTDVALLQTTRIADKALQSLHSPVKPEDFMKDYSGIGLTNNLLQITVTGDSDAQAQARAKALADAFVADHVKRIKDAANAEAKALLDQRDRMQGELAQVNKAIGDGSPQSGPNASADLESLFARRAELTSRITDFSQRAADARIGTPQLVSGTQIVDTPSAVDDSLPKAAATNAAVGLVLGLFLGLAVAAVGSVVADRPVLRRDIAANLGASVLTELPGRRGRLWRRRRIRAARERLTTSLARTARGSAEPVSLLELGCARGTSVIALDLARALAADGPVAVVDGLPGSQLAKHRPRPGDPSVVSGERAAELPHQERRIGVGSVAPGTAWTDLRYLGTRTVLVVRAGHGSATWLHTVARQLADQRIAVIGVVLIDPDPRDRTDGTLWDGLNTALRGQNERLARQGGGGTSPGVHAVGEERPRTERLPMWAARVPDSDQEAR from the coding sequence GTGACCACGAGTACGACGTCGGAGTCGTCGGCGGCCGTTCCGCTGGTCGACCTCCAGGCACTGGTGTCGGCGGTGCGCAGGCGGCGCCGCTTCTGGTTCGCCACCGGGCTGCTGGGGCTGCTCGCGGGCGCCGCGGTGGCGATCCTGATGCCCGCGCCGCCCACCGCGGTGGCCAAGGTGCTGGTCGCGCATCAGGAGGACCAGCCGAACGACCCCGGAACGCTGATCCGCACCGATGTGGCGCTGCTCCAGACCACGCGGATCGCCGACAAGGCCCTCCAGTCCCTCCATTCTCCGGTCAAGCCGGAGGACTTCATGAAGGACTACTCGGGCATCGGCCTGACCAACAACCTGCTCCAGATCACGGTGACGGGCGACAGCGACGCGCAGGCGCAGGCCCGTGCCAAGGCCCTGGCCGACGCGTTCGTCGCCGACCACGTGAAGCGGATCAAGGACGCGGCGAACGCCGAGGCCAAGGCCCTGCTGGACCAGCGTGACCGGATGCAGGGCGAGCTCGCCCAGGTCAACAAGGCGATCGGGGACGGGTCGCCGCAGAGCGGACCGAACGCGTCGGCGGACCTGGAGTCGCTCTTCGCCCGCCGGGCCGAACTCACCTCCAGGATCACCGACTTCAGCCAGCGGGCCGCGGACGCGCGCATCGGCACGCCCCAGCTCGTCTCCGGCACACAGATCGTGGACACCCCGAGCGCGGTGGACGACTCCCTGCCCAAGGCGGCCGCCACCAACGCGGCGGTCGGGCTCGTCCTCGGCCTCTTCCTCGGGCTCGCGGTGGCCGCGGTCGGCTCGGTGGTGGCGGACCGGCCCGTGCTGCGCCGCGACATCGCGGCGAACCTCGGCGCCTCGGTCCTCACCGAGCTGCCCGGGCGCAGGGGCAGGCTGTGGCGGCGCCGGCGGATCCGGGCGGCGCGCGAACGGCTCACCACGTCCCTGGCCCGCACCGCGCGCGGCTCCGCGGAACCGGTGTCGCTGCTCGAACTGGGCTGTGCGCGCGGCACGAGCGTGATCGCCCTGGACCTCGCCCGTGCGCTGGCGGCGGACGGGCCGGTGGCCGTCGTCGACGGTCTGCCCGGATCGCAGCTCGCCAAGCACCGGCCGCGGCCGGGAGACCCGTCCGTGGTCAGCGGTGAGCGTGCCGCGGAGCTGCCGCACCAGGAGCGCCGGATCGGCGTCGGTTCGGTGGCGCCGGGCACGGCGTGGACCGACCTCCGGTACCTCGGCACCCGCACCGTGCTCGTCGTGCGGGCCGGCCACGGCAGCGCGACCTGGCTGCACACCGTGGCACGCCAGCTCGCGGACCAGCGCATCGCGGTGATCGGTGTCGTGCTGATCGACCCCGATCCGCGGGACAGGACCGACGGCACGCTGTGGGACGGGCTGAACACCGCGCTGCGCGGCCAGAACGAGCGTCTCGCCCGGCAGGGCGGTGGGGGTACCTCCCCCGGCGTTCACGCAGTGGGTGAGGAACGGCCGCGGACGGAGCGGCTGCCGATGTGGGCGGCGCGGGTCCCGGACAGCGACCAGGAGGCACGGTAG
- a CDS encoding bi-domain-containing oxidoreductase has product MKQVVQNYKSGELALLDVPVPGCKPDGVLVRTAYSLISTGTELMKVSEAGMSMLGKARSRPDQVAKVVQSVATNGVPATYRKVMGKLDSYTPLGYSLCGVVEQVGAGIDDVKVGDLVACAGNEHALHAELNWVPKNLYAPVPDGLAPRHAAFGTVGSIAMQGVRQGESRLGEVALVIGLGLIGQLVVQLLTASGVRVVGADPDPARCELAERLGAAACGDPASAAVENAVAELTGGHGVDQVYLAAGGGSNQPVELAARLSRDRGRVVDIGKCRLDLPWNAYYEKELDVRFSRSYGPGRYDPAYELEGRDYPIGYVRWTERRNLACFLDLVARGSVDVEPLVSHVADFDDAVETYQNLKDGSLKAVAVLFRYPGDTTEAEAKAPEVAVPAVRRGGAEASAPVRAAKTPVRLAFVGAGNYATSMLLPHLAQRDGIELSTVVTTTALSAANAQRKFGFAEATTDLDAVLGDKSVDAVFVVTRHSSHAELTRKALLAGKTVFVEKPLALTEDELAGVLAAVEESGNDRLQVGFNRRFSPLLQEARKRFGARTGPASLRYLVNAGQLTQGSWYLQQGTEGSRFAGEGGHFVDTASWLLGADPVSVYAVAPSGNEDLQIVLGYPDGSTAAISYVTTGAPGFPKETLDLVADGKVLRLDDFVRASVYGRKRWVSSRLPKARDKGQSAELAAFVKAVRTGGPMPVPLESLVATTAATLAVQAGLAAGAPVTLAGPR; this is encoded by the coding sequence GTGAAACAGGTCGTACAGAACTACAAGAGCGGCGAGTTGGCGCTGCTCGACGTGCCGGTGCCCGGGTGCAAGCCCGACGGTGTGCTGGTGCGGACCGCGTACTCGCTGATCTCCACCGGCACCGAGCTCATGAAGGTGTCCGAGGCCGGCATGTCGATGCTGGGCAAGGCGCGCTCCCGCCCGGACCAGGTGGCCAAGGTCGTGCAGAGCGTGGCCACCAACGGGGTGCCCGCCACGTACCGCAAGGTGATGGGCAAGCTGGACTCCTACACGCCGCTGGGCTATTCGCTGTGCGGGGTGGTCGAGCAGGTCGGCGCCGGGATCGACGACGTGAAGGTCGGCGACCTCGTGGCCTGCGCCGGCAACGAGCACGCGCTGCACGCGGAGCTGAACTGGGTGCCGAAGAACCTCTACGCACCGGTGCCCGACGGCCTCGCGCCGCGTCACGCGGCCTTCGGCACGGTCGGGTCGATCGCGATGCAGGGGGTCCGCCAGGGCGAGTCGCGGCTCGGCGAGGTGGCGCTGGTCATCGGTCTCGGGCTGATCGGGCAGCTGGTGGTGCAGCTGCTGACCGCCTCGGGGGTGCGTGTCGTCGGGGCCGACCCCGACCCGGCGCGCTGCGAGCTCGCCGAGCGCCTGGGCGCGGCCGCCTGCGGCGATCCCGCCTCCGCGGCCGTGGAGAACGCCGTCGCGGAACTCACCGGCGGCCATGGCGTGGACCAGGTGTACCTGGCCGCGGGCGGCGGCAGCAACCAGCCCGTCGAGCTGGCCGCGCGGCTGAGCCGGGACCGGGGCCGGGTCGTGGACATCGGCAAGTGCCGCCTCGACCTGCCGTGGAACGCGTACTACGAGAAGGAACTCGACGTCCGGTTCTCCCGCAGCTACGGCCCCGGGCGCTACGACCCGGCGTACGAGCTGGAGGGACGGGACTACCCGATCGGCTACGTGCGCTGGACCGAGCGCCGCAACCTGGCGTGCTTCCTCGATCTCGTCGCCCGCGGCAGCGTCGACGTGGAGCCGCTGGTGTCCCACGTCGCCGACTTCGACGACGCCGTCGAGACGTACCAGAACCTGAAGGACGGCAGCCTGAAGGCCGTCGCCGTGCTGTTCCGCTACCCCGGGGACACCACCGAGGCCGAGGCCAAGGCCCCCGAGGTGGCCGTGCCCGCGGTGCGGCGCGGCGGCGCCGAGGCGTCCGCCCCGGTCCGGGCCGCCAAGACGCCGGTGCGGCTGGCCTTCGTCGGCGCGGGCAACTACGCGACGTCGATGCTGCTGCCGCACCTGGCGCAGCGTGACGGCATCGAGCTGTCCACGGTCGTCACCACGACGGCGCTGTCCGCGGCCAACGCGCAGCGGAAGTTCGGCTTCGCGGAGGCGACCACCGATCTCGACGCCGTGCTCGGCGACAAGTCCGTCGACGCGGTGTTCGTGGTCACCCGGCACAGCTCGCACGCCGAGCTGACGCGCAAGGCGCTGCTGGCGGGCAAGACCGTGTTCGTGGAGAAGCCGCTGGCGCTCACCGAGGACGAACTGGCCGGTGTGCTGGCCGCGGTGGAGGAGTCGGGCAACGACCGGCTCCAGGTGGGCTTCAACCGCCGCTTCTCGCCGCTGCTCCAGGAGGCCAGGAAGCGGTTCGGAGCCAGGACCGGCCCCGCGAGCCTGCGCTACCTCGTCAACGCGGGGCAGCTGACCCAGGGCAGCTGGTATCTCCAGCAGGGCACCGAGGGCTCGCGGTTCGCCGGCGAGGGCGGCCACTTCGTCGACACGGCGAGCTGGCTGCTCGGCGCCGATCCGGTCTCGGTGTACGCGGTCGCCCCGTCCGGCAACGAGGACCTCCAGATCGTCCTGGGCTACCCCGACGGCTCGACCGCCGCCATCAGCTATGTCACCACCGGCGCGCCCGGCTTCCCCAAGGAGACGCTCGACCTGGTCGCGGACGGCAAGGTGCTGCGGCTCGACGACTTCGTGCGCGCCTCGGTGTACGGGCGCAAGCGCTGGGTCAGTTCGCGGCTGCCGAAGGCCCGGGACAAGGGCCAGTCCGCCGAACTGGCCGCGTTCGTCAAGGCCGTGCGGACCGGCGGTCCGATGCCGGTGCCGCTGGAGTCGCTGGTCGCCACGACGGCGGCCACCCTCGCCGTGCAGGCCGGCCTGGCGGCCGGTGCGCCGGTGACGCTGGCGGGGCCGCGATGA